One genomic segment of Carassius auratus strain Wakin chromosome 29, ASM336829v1, whole genome shotgun sequence includes these proteins:
- the LOC113047962 gene encoding zinc finger protein AEBP2-like isoform X1, with the protein MASTTSDGSEQESPNPSEQSGDGSESGLRAADPEPAVKMDGAETDEKPNGHESTEQSLEEATRGDGGNDETEVEPEKEPQKSPGSADGTTERMKREQREEESAPSPAEKNSSGGGMKRRASLEMMSLSSDGEPLSRMDSEDSISSTLMDMESIDSSGRSTPAMMNGHGGASSSSAKGSSYPCCWDQCHMLFNSSPDLAEHIRGVHVDGQRGGVSVFVCLWKGCKVYNTPSTSQSWLQRHMLSHSGDKPFKCVVGGCNATFASQGGLARHVPTHFSSQNSSKLSSQSKVKEDSPSKAGINKRKKLKHKRRRSLRESRPHDFFDAQTMDAIRHRAICLNLATHIESQGKGHSVVFHSTVIARRKEDSGKVKVLLHWMPEDILPDAWVSESDRPQLKTKVVHLSQLPQDTAVLLDPNIYRMFF; encoded by the exons ATGGCTTCGACGACTTCTGACGGTTCCGAGCAAGAGTCGCCGAACCCGAGCGAACAAAGCGGCGACGGGAGCGAGTCAGGCCTGCGCGCCGCCGATCCGGAACCGGCCGTTAAGATGGACGGAGCGGAGACGGACGAGAAGCCCAACGGACACGAGTCTACAGAACAAAGCCTGGAGGAAGCCACGCGGGGAGACGGCGGCAACGACGAGACCGAGGTGGAGCCGGAGAAAGAGCCGCAGAAGAGCCCCGGCAGCGCGGACGGGACGACGGAGCGGATGAAGAGAGAACAAAGAGAGGAGGAGAGCGCGCCCTCACCGGCGGAGAAAAACAGCAGCGGCGGCGGAATGAAGAGGCGTGCGAGTCTGGAGATGATGAGCTTATCGTCGGACGGAGAGCCGCTTAGCCGCATGGACTCCGAGGACAG tatCAGCAGCACTCTCATGGACATGGAGAGCATTGATTCCAGCGGTCGCTCTACCCCAGCTATGATGAACGGTCACGGCGGGGCGTCTTCCTCCTCCGCTAAGGGCTCATCTTACCCCTGCTGCTGGGATCAGTGCCACATGCTGTTCAACAGCAGCCCGGACCTGGCCGAACACATCCGCGGAGTGCACGTGGACGGACAGCGCGGCGGGGTCAGT GTTTTCGTGTGTCTTTGGAAAGGCTGTAAGGTGTATAACACACCGTCCACCAGTCAGAGCTGGCTCCAGAGACACATGCTCTCTCACAGCGGAGACAAACCATTCAAG TGTGTGGTGGGTGGTTGCAATGCCACCTTTGCCTCCCAGGGGGGGCTAGCGCGCCACGTGCCGACCCACTTCAGTTCCCAGAATTCCTCCAAACTCTCAAGCCAGAGCAAGGTGAAGGAAGATTCGCCTTCCAAAGCAGGCATCAACAAACGGAAGAAACTTAAGCACAAACGGCGGAGGTCATTGCGTGAGT CACGACCTCACGACTTCTTTGATGCTCAGACCATGGATGCAATCCGTCATCGCGCCATCTGCCTCAATCTAGCGACTCATATTGAGAGCCAAGGCAAAGGCCACAGCGTTGTGTTTCACAGTACG GTGATCGCCAGGCGGAAGGAGGATTCTGGGAAAGTGAAGGTCCTGCTTCATTGGATGCCAGAGGACAT ACTTCCAGACGCCTGGGTCAGCGAGAGCGACCGTCCCCAGCTGAAGACCAAAGTGGTCCACCTCTCCCAGCTTCCTCAGGACACGGCAGTTCTGTTGGACCCCAACATCTACAG GATGTTTTTCTAG
- the LOC113047962 gene encoding zinc finger protein AEBP2-like isoform X2, whose amino-acid sequence MASTTSDGSEQESPNPSEQSGDGSESGLRAADPEPAVKMDGAETDEKPNGHESTEQSLEEATRGDGGNDETEVEPEKEPQKSPGSADGTTERMKREQREEESAPSPAEKNSSGGGMKRRASLEMMSLSSDGEPLSRMDSEDSISSTLMDMESIDSSGRSTPAMMNGHGGASSSSAKGSSYPCCWDQCHMLFNSSPDLAEHIRGVHVDGQRGGVFVCLWKGCKVYNTPSTSQSWLQRHMLSHSGDKPFKCVVGGCNATFASQGGLARHVPTHFSSQNSSKLSSQSKVKEDSPSKAGINKRKKLKHKRRRSLRESRPHDFFDAQTMDAIRHRAICLNLATHIESQGKGHSVVFHSTVIARRKEDSGKVKVLLHWMPEDILPDAWVSESDRPQLKTKVVHLSQLPQDTAVLLDPNIYRMFF is encoded by the exons ATGGCTTCGACGACTTCTGACGGTTCCGAGCAAGAGTCGCCGAACCCGAGCGAACAAAGCGGCGACGGGAGCGAGTCAGGCCTGCGCGCCGCCGATCCGGAACCGGCCGTTAAGATGGACGGAGCGGAGACGGACGAGAAGCCCAACGGACACGAGTCTACAGAACAAAGCCTGGAGGAAGCCACGCGGGGAGACGGCGGCAACGACGAGACCGAGGTGGAGCCGGAGAAAGAGCCGCAGAAGAGCCCCGGCAGCGCGGACGGGACGACGGAGCGGATGAAGAGAGAACAAAGAGAGGAGGAGAGCGCGCCCTCACCGGCGGAGAAAAACAGCAGCGGCGGCGGAATGAAGAGGCGTGCGAGTCTGGAGATGATGAGCTTATCGTCGGACGGAGAGCCGCTTAGCCGCATGGACTCCGAGGACAG tatCAGCAGCACTCTCATGGACATGGAGAGCATTGATTCCAGCGGTCGCTCTACCCCAGCTATGATGAACGGTCACGGCGGGGCGTCTTCCTCCTCCGCTAAGGGCTCATCTTACCCCTGCTGCTGGGATCAGTGCCACATGCTGTTCAACAGCAGCCCGGACCTGGCCGAACACATCCGCGGAGTGCACGTGGACGGACAGCGCGGCGGG GTTTTCGTGTGTCTTTGGAAAGGCTGTAAGGTGTATAACACACCGTCCACCAGTCAGAGCTGGCTCCAGAGACACATGCTCTCTCACAGCGGAGACAAACCATTCAAG TGTGTGGTGGGTGGTTGCAATGCCACCTTTGCCTCCCAGGGGGGGCTAGCGCGCCACGTGCCGACCCACTTCAGTTCCCAGAATTCCTCCAAACTCTCAAGCCAGAGCAAGGTGAAGGAAGATTCGCCTTCCAAAGCAGGCATCAACAAACGGAAGAAACTTAAGCACAAACGGCGGAGGTCATTGCGTGAGT CACGACCTCACGACTTCTTTGATGCTCAGACCATGGATGCAATCCGTCATCGCGCCATCTGCCTCAATCTAGCGACTCATATTGAGAGCCAAGGCAAAGGCCACAGCGTTGTGTTTCACAGTACG GTGATCGCCAGGCGGAAGGAGGATTCTGGGAAAGTGAAGGTCCTGCTTCATTGGATGCCAGAGGACAT ACTTCCAGACGCCTGGGTCAGCGAGAGCGACCGTCCCCAGCTGAAGACCAAAGTGGTCCACCTCTCCCAGCTTCCTCAGGACACGGCAGTTCTGTTGGACCCCAACATCTACAG GATGTTTTTCTAG
- the LOC113047962 gene encoding zinc finger protein AEBP2-like isoform X3 translates to MASTTSDGSEQESPNPSEQSGDGSESGLRAADPEPAVKMDGAETDEKPNGHESTEQSLEEATRGDGGNDETEVEPEKEPQKSPGSADGTTERMKREQREEESAPSPAEKNSSGGGMKRRASLEMMSLSSDGEPLSRMDSEDSISSTLMDMESIDSSGRSTPAMMNGHGGASSSSAKGSSYPCCWDQCHMLFNSSPDLAEHIRGVHVDGQRGGVSVFVCLWKGCKVYNTPSTSQSWLQRHMLSHSGDKPFKCVVGGCNATFASQGGLARHVPTHFSSQNSSKLSSQSKVKEDSPSKAGINKRKKLKHKRRRSLPRPHDFFDAQTMDAIRHRAICLNLATHIESQGKGHSVVFHSTVIARRKEDSGKVKVLLHWMPEDILPDAWVSESDRPQLKTKVVHLSQLPQDTAVLLDPNIYRMFF, encoded by the exons ATGGCTTCGACGACTTCTGACGGTTCCGAGCAAGAGTCGCCGAACCCGAGCGAACAAAGCGGCGACGGGAGCGAGTCAGGCCTGCGCGCCGCCGATCCGGAACCGGCCGTTAAGATGGACGGAGCGGAGACGGACGAGAAGCCCAACGGACACGAGTCTACAGAACAAAGCCTGGAGGAAGCCACGCGGGGAGACGGCGGCAACGACGAGACCGAGGTGGAGCCGGAGAAAGAGCCGCAGAAGAGCCCCGGCAGCGCGGACGGGACGACGGAGCGGATGAAGAGAGAACAAAGAGAGGAGGAGAGCGCGCCCTCACCGGCGGAGAAAAACAGCAGCGGCGGCGGAATGAAGAGGCGTGCGAGTCTGGAGATGATGAGCTTATCGTCGGACGGAGAGCCGCTTAGCCGCATGGACTCCGAGGACAG tatCAGCAGCACTCTCATGGACATGGAGAGCATTGATTCCAGCGGTCGCTCTACCCCAGCTATGATGAACGGTCACGGCGGGGCGTCTTCCTCCTCCGCTAAGGGCTCATCTTACCCCTGCTGCTGGGATCAGTGCCACATGCTGTTCAACAGCAGCCCGGACCTGGCCGAACACATCCGCGGAGTGCACGTGGACGGACAGCGCGGCGGGGTCAGT GTTTTCGTGTGTCTTTGGAAAGGCTGTAAGGTGTATAACACACCGTCCACCAGTCAGAGCTGGCTCCAGAGACACATGCTCTCTCACAGCGGAGACAAACCATTCAAG TGTGTGGTGGGTGGTTGCAATGCCACCTTTGCCTCCCAGGGGGGGCTAGCGCGCCACGTGCCGACCCACTTCAGTTCCCAGAATTCCTCCAAACTCTCAAGCCAGAGCAAGGTGAAGGAAGATTCGCCTTCCAAAGCAGGCATCAACAAACGGAAGAAACTTAAGCACAAACGGCGGAGGTCATTGC CACGACCTCACGACTTCTTTGATGCTCAGACCATGGATGCAATCCGTCATCGCGCCATCTGCCTCAATCTAGCGACTCATATTGAGAGCCAAGGCAAAGGCCACAGCGTTGTGTTTCACAGTACG GTGATCGCCAGGCGGAAGGAGGATTCTGGGAAAGTGAAGGTCCTGCTTCATTGGATGCCAGAGGACAT ACTTCCAGACGCCTGGGTCAGCGAGAGCGACCGTCCCCAGCTGAAGACCAAAGTGGTCCACCTCTCCCAGCTTCCTCAGGACACGGCAGTTCTGTTGGACCCCAACATCTACAG GATGTTTTTCTAG
- the LOC113047962 gene encoding zinc finger protein AEBP2-like isoform X4 produces the protein MASTTSDGSEQESPNPSEQSGDGSESGLRAADPEPAVKMDGAETDEKPNGHESTEQSLEEATRGDGGNDETEVEPEKEPQKSPGSADGTTERMKREQREEESAPSPAEKNSSGGGMKRRASLEMMSLSSDGEPLSRMDSEDSISSTLMDMESIDSSGRSTPAMMNGHGGASSSSAKGSSYPCCWDQCHMLFNSSPDLAEHIRGVHVDGQRGGVFVCLWKGCKVYNTPSTSQSWLQRHMLSHSGDKPFKCVVGGCNATFASQGGLARHVPTHFSSQNSSKLSSQSKVKEDSPSKAGINKRKKLKHKRRRSLPRPHDFFDAQTMDAIRHRAICLNLATHIESQGKGHSVVFHSTVIARRKEDSGKVKVLLHWMPEDILPDAWVSESDRPQLKTKVVHLSQLPQDTAVLLDPNIYRMFF, from the exons ATGGCTTCGACGACTTCTGACGGTTCCGAGCAAGAGTCGCCGAACCCGAGCGAACAAAGCGGCGACGGGAGCGAGTCAGGCCTGCGCGCCGCCGATCCGGAACCGGCCGTTAAGATGGACGGAGCGGAGACGGACGAGAAGCCCAACGGACACGAGTCTACAGAACAAAGCCTGGAGGAAGCCACGCGGGGAGACGGCGGCAACGACGAGACCGAGGTGGAGCCGGAGAAAGAGCCGCAGAAGAGCCCCGGCAGCGCGGACGGGACGACGGAGCGGATGAAGAGAGAACAAAGAGAGGAGGAGAGCGCGCCCTCACCGGCGGAGAAAAACAGCAGCGGCGGCGGAATGAAGAGGCGTGCGAGTCTGGAGATGATGAGCTTATCGTCGGACGGAGAGCCGCTTAGCCGCATGGACTCCGAGGACAG tatCAGCAGCACTCTCATGGACATGGAGAGCATTGATTCCAGCGGTCGCTCTACCCCAGCTATGATGAACGGTCACGGCGGGGCGTCTTCCTCCTCCGCTAAGGGCTCATCTTACCCCTGCTGCTGGGATCAGTGCCACATGCTGTTCAACAGCAGCCCGGACCTGGCCGAACACATCCGCGGAGTGCACGTGGACGGACAGCGCGGCGGG GTTTTCGTGTGTCTTTGGAAAGGCTGTAAGGTGTATAACACACCGTCCACCAGTCAGAGCTGGCTCCAGAGACACATGCTCTCTCACAGCGGAGACAAACCATTCAAG TGTGTGGTGGGTGGTTGCAATGCCACCTTTGCCTCCCAGGGGGGGCTAGCGCGCCACGTGCCGACCCACTTCAGTTCCCAGAATTCCTCCAAACTCTCAAGCCAGAGCAAGGTGAAGGAAGATTCGCCTTCCAAAGCAGGCATCAACAAACGGAAGAAACTTAAGCACAAACGGCGGAGGTCATTGC CACGACCTCACGACTTCTTTGATGCTCAGACCATGGATGCAATCCGTCATCGCGCCATCTGCCTCAATCTAGCGACTCATATTGAGAGCCAAGGCAAAGGCCACAGCGTTGTGTTTCACAGTACG GTGATCGCCAGGCGGAAGGAGGATTCTGGGAAAGTGAAGGTCCTGCTTCATTGGATGCCAGAGGACAT ACTTCCAGACGCCTGGGTCAGCGAGAGCGACCGTCCCCAGCTGAAGACCAAAGTGGTCCACCTCTCCCAGCTTCCTCAGGACACGGCAGTTCTGTTGGACCCCAACATCTACAG GATGTTTTTCTAG